The sequence CGTGACGATGGCCATCGGAGCGGCGACCGGCACGGGCTGGAACGCCACGACCAAGCACAACGGTACCCTCAAGACCTGCACCATCTACATAGGCACCGGCCCGGTGATCGGTACCGGCAACGAAGGCGAGCCGAAGTGCACTTAATTTGGCCGCCCTTTTCGGGGGTTCCGGATGCGAAGTGAGAGAGGCTTCACCCTCATCGAGCTCCTGATCGTAGTGGTAATCATCGGCATCCTGGCAGCCATCGCGATCCCGAAGTTCGCCAACACGAAAGAGAAGGCCTACATCGCCGCGATGAAGTCCGACCTCCGCAATCTCGTCACCGCGGAAGAGTCGTATAACGGCGACAACGCCTCGTACACCAGCGCCCTGGCGTCGCTGCAGTACCAGGCGTCGTCAGGCGTGACGGTGACGATCGGGGCGGCCGACGCGATCGGCTGGAACGCGACCGCCAAGCACAACGGCACGA is a genomic window of Gemmatimonadales bacterium containing:
- a CDS encoding prepilin-type N-terminal cleavage/methylation domain-containing protein codes for the protein MRSERGFTLIELLIVVVIIGILAAIAIPKFANTKEKAYIAAMKSDLRNLVTAEESYNGDNASYTSALASLQYQASSGVTVTIGAADAIGWNATAKHNGTTRTCGIFYGTSTAPIAGQNEGEPKCQ